One genomic segment of Natrialbaceae archaeon AArc-T1-2 includes these proteins:
- a CDS encoding holo-ACP synthase yields MTTNDVAEIGRTARDRHGNATEDAPGGPWTASGVDVVSISRIADLLEEFDPSFAERAFTAAERAYCDRRVDPSQHYAARWAAKEAFYKTLADPSPSIPAAEIEVRREPTGPRLELGPSAATALADRLEAAGVDPDRTDRSVSLSHDRDRDVAVAQVVVVGELEGSR; encoded by the coding sequence ATGACGACAAACGACGTGGCCGAAATCGGACGAACAGCACGCGACCGACACGGGAACGCGACGGAAGACGCGCCGGGCGGTCCCTGGACCGCAAGCGGCGTCGACGTCGTCTCGATCTCCCGGATCGCCGACCTGCTCGAGGAGTTCGACCCCTCGTTCGCCGAGCGAGCGTTCACCGCCGCCGAACGAGCCTACTGCGATCGGCGGGTCGATCCCTCCCAGCACTACGCCGCTCGCTGGGCAGCCAAGGAGGCGTTTTACAAGACGCTGGCCGACCCCTCGCCGTCGATCCCGGCCGCCGAGATCGAGGTTCGTCGAGAGCCGACCGGTCCCCGACTCGAGCTCGGTCCGTCGGCGGCGACCGCACTCGCCGACCGACTCGAGGCTGCCGGCGTCGACCCCGATCGGACGGATCGATCGGTGAGCCTCAGCCACGACCGCGACCGGGACGTCGCCGTGGCACAGGTCGTCGTCGTCGGCGAACTGGAGGGAAGTCGATGA
- a CDS encoding ACP S-malonyltransferase, translated as MTTTAFVFPGQGSQRPGMGTSFYDAWPETRERLDALSSSLGEDLADLCFDGDAASLRETRNTQPALFSVGLATLAGLRARTDGRPDYVAGHSLGHFTALAAAGALEPAAGVSLVRQRGRLLAEAGRQAGPGTMLAVLLADPEEVAATCADRDDVGVGLYNGPRQTVISGTREGVDAVRADLEATTCARFRELEVATAFHSPVMEPAREAVDEVMADVALEPADVPVVSDVSGRIYTDPDVARQDLAEQVTAPVDWHGVVETLRERDVDRYVVFPPAGALASLVERIAPDAEVLALAEPGDVAALESEGTGVEVRGEDG; from the coding sequence ATGACGACGACCGCGTTCGTCTTCCCCGGCCAGGGCAGCCAGCGACCGGGCATGGGAACCTCCTTTTACGACGCCTGGCCCGAGACCCGCGAGCGACTCGACGCGCTGTCGTCGTCACTCGGCGAGGATCTCGCCGATCTGTGTTTCGACGGCGACGCCGCATCCCTTCGGGAAACCCGGAACACCCAGCCCGCGCTGTTTTCGGTCGGGCTCGCGACCCTGGCCGGACTGCGTGCTCGCACCGACGGTCGGCCCGACTACGTCGCCGGCCACAGCCTCGGTCACTTCACCGCCCTCGCCGCGGCCGGCGCTCTCGAGCCCGCCGCGGGCGTCTCGCTCGTTCGCCAGCGGGGACGACTGCTCGCCGAAGCGGGCCGGCAGGCCGGACCCGGAACGATGCTCGCCGTCTTGCTCGCCGATCCCGAGGAGGTGGCCGCGACCTGTGCCGACCGCGACGACGTCGGTGTCGGGCTGTACAACGGCCCACGTCAGACCGTGATCAGCGGTACCCGCGAGGGCGTCGACGCCGTTCGGGCCGACCTCGAGGCGACGACTTGTGCCCGGTTTCGCGAACTCGAGGTCGCTACTGCTTTCCACTCGCCGGTGATGGAACCCGCTCGCGAGGCAGTCGACGAGGTCATGGCCGACGTCGCCCTCGAACCCGCCGACGTACCGGTCGTCTCGGACGTCTCCGGGCGTATCTACACGGATCCCGACGTCGCCCGTCAGGACCTGGCCGAGCAGGTGACTGCGCCGGTCGACTGGCACGGCGTCGTCGAAACACTCCGAGAGCGGGACGTCGACCGCTACGTCGTCTTCCCGCCGGCTGGGGCCCTCGCGAGCCTGGTCGAACGGATCGCCCCCGACGCCGAGGTGCTCGCGCTCGCGGAGCCGGGGGACGTGGCTGCACTCGAGTCCGAGGGTACCGGCGTCGAGGTGCGAGGTGAGGATGGATGA
- the fabG gene encoding 3-oxoacyl-ACP reductase FabG, with protein MSEQPGRFANEVAVVTGGTRGIGRAVAERFAAGGATTIATYREDEESAREAADALAGYDAPTTVERFDVADFDAVHAAFEAIAEAYGRPTILVNNAGVMDNGLLVRMDPDQWRRVLETNLTGAFNCTREAARLMLRGEGGRIVNVASVAGVQGWAGQANYAASKAGLIGFTKAVARELGDRSIRVNAVAPGFVDTALYDDHVTGGDEESIADRTASGRVADPAEVADVIAFLASEEAVYVNGSVYRVDDGLIG; from the coding sequence ATGAGTGAGCAGCCGGGACGGTTCGCGAACGAGGTCGCCGTCGTCACCGGCGGCACCCGTGGCATCGGTCGTGCCGTCGCCGAGCGATTCGCCGCCGGCGGTGCGACGACGATCGCTACCTACCGCGAAGACGAGGAGTCAGCACGCGAGGCCGCAGACGCGCTGGCGGGATACGACGCGCCCACGACGGTCGAACGGTTCGACGTGGCCGACTTCGACGCCGTACACGCGGCGTTCGAGGCGATCGCCGAGGCCTACGGCCGGCCGACGATCCTCGTCAACAACGCTGGCGTGATGGACAACGGGCTGCTCGTCCGGATGGACCCCGACCAGTGGAGACGCGTCCTCGAGACGAACCTCACGGGCGCGTTCAACTGCACCCGGGAAGCCGCCCGGCTGATGCTTCGAGGCGAGGGCGGTCGGATCGTCAACGTCGCGAGCGTCGCCGGGGTACAGGGCTGGGCCGGCCAGGCCAACTACGCCGCGAGCAAGGCCGGCCTGATCGGGTTCACGAAAGCCGTCGCGCGAGAACTCGGCGATCGCTCGATCCGGGTCAACGCGGTCGCACCGGGGTTCGTGGACACGGCGTTGTACGACGACCACGTCACCGGCGGCGACGAAGAATCGATCGCCGATCGGACTGCGAGCGGCCGCGTCGCCGATCCAGCGGAGGTCGCCGACGTGATCGCGTTTCTGGCGAGCGAGGAGGCCGTGTACGTAAACGGCTCGGTCTATCGGGTCGACGACGGGCTGATCGGTTGA
- the thsA gene encoding thermosome subunit alpha, translating into MGNQPLIVLSEESQRTSGEDAQSMNITAGKAVSEAVRTTLGPKGMDKMLVDSTGNVVVTNDGVTLLTEMDIDHPAANMIVEVSETQEEEVGDGTTSAVVVAGELLKRAEELLEQDIHASTLAQGYRQAAEQAREELEEIAIDVEPDDEEILTQIAATAMTGKGAENAKDLLAELVVDAVRAVADEDSIDTDNVAIEKVVGGSIDESELVEGVIVDKERVSENMPYFAEDANVAILDGALEVKETEIDAEVNVTDPDQLQQFLEQEEAQLEEMVDQLVDVGTDVVFVDGGIDDMAQHFLAQEGILAVRRVKDSDAGRIARATGARPVSTVEDITEDDLGYAGHVAQQDVGGDQRIFIEDVEDAKAVTMILRGGTEHVIDEIERAVEDSLGVVRTTVEDGQVLSGGGAPEVELSLALRDYADSVGGREQLAVEAFADALEIIPRTLAENAGLDPIDSLVELRADHDAGETGAGLDAYTGDTVDMEAEGVSEPLRVKTQAIESATEAAVMLLRIDDVIAAGELKGGKTDDDDDDDMPAGGPGGMGGGMGGMGGMGGMGGAM; encoded by the coding sequence ATGGGTAACCAGCCCCTCATCGTACTTTCCGAGGAGAGCCAGCGAACCTCCGGAGAGGACGCTCAGTCGATGAACATCACGGCCGGCAAGGCCGTCTCCGAAGCCGTCCGGACCACACTCGGTCCCAAGGGTATGGACAAGATGCTCGTCGACTCGACGGGCAACGTCGTCGTCACCAACGACGGCGTCACCCTGCTGACCGAGATGGACATCGACCACCCGGCGGCCAACATGATCGTCGAGGTCTCGGAAACGCAGGAAGAAGAGGTCGGTGACGGCACCACCTCCGCCGTCGTCGTCGCCGGCGAACTGCTCAAACGCGCCGAGGAACTGCTCGAGCAGGATATCCACGCCTCGACGCTCGCACAGGGCTACCGCCAGGCCGCCGAACAGGCCCGCGAGGAGCTCGAGGAGATCGCCATCGATGTCGAGCCCGACGACGAGGAGATTCTCACCCAGATCGCCGCGACGGCGATGACTGGCAAGGGCGCAGAAAACGCTAAAGACCTGCTTGCCGAGCTCGTCGTCGACGCCGTCCGCGCGGTCGCCGACGAGGACAGCATCGACACGGACAACGTCGCCATCGAGAAGGTCGTCGGCGGCTCGATCGACGAGTCCGAACTCGTCGAGGGCGTCATCGTCGACAAAGAGCGCGTCTCCGAGAATATGCCGTACTTCGCCGAGGACGCTAACGTGGCGATTCTCGACGGCGCCCTCGAGGTCAAGGAGACGGAGATCGACGCCGAGGTCAACGTCACCGACCCCGACCAGCTCCAGCAGTTCCTCGAACAGGAGGAGGCCCAGCTCGAGGAGATGGTCGATCAGCTCGTCGACGTCGGCACAGACGTCGTCTTCGTCGACGGCGGTATCGACGACATGGCTCAGCACTTCCTCGCCCAGGAGGGGATCCTCGCAGTACGCCGCGTCAAAGACTCGGACGCGGGCCGCATCGCGCGTGCGACCGGTGCCCGCCCCGTCTCGACGGTCGAGGACATCACCGAAGACGACCTCGGCTACGCGGGACACGTCGCCCAACAGGACGTCGGCGGCGACCAGCGCATCTTCATCGAGGACGTCGAAGACGCCAAAGCCGTCACGATGATCCTTCGTGGCGGCACCGAACACGTCATCGACGAGATCGAACGCGCCGTCGAGGACTCGCTGGGCGTCGTTCGCACGACTGTCGAGGACGGGCAGGTGCTGTCCGGCGGCGGCGCACCCGAAGTCGAACTCTCGCTTGCCCTGCGTGACTACGCCGACTCCGTCGGCGGGCGTGAACAGCTCGCCGTCGAGGCCTTCGCCGACGCACTCGAGATCATCCCGCGTACCCTCGCGGAGAACGCCGGGCTGGATCCCATCGACTCCCTCGTGGAGCTGCGTGCCGACCACGACGCCGGCGAGACGGGTGCCGGACTCGACGCCTACACCGGCGACACCGTCGACATGGAAGCGGAGGGCGTCTCCGAACCGCTTCGCGTGAAGACCCAGGCCATCGAGTCCGCCACCGAAGCCGCCGTCATGCTGCTTCGCATCGACGACGTCATCGCGGCCGGCGAGCTCAAAGGTGGCAAGACCGACGACGACGATGACGACGACATGCCGGCTGGCGGCCCAGGCGGAATGGGCGGCGGCATGGGCGGCATGGGCGGTATGGGTGGCATGGGCGGCGCAATGTAA
- a CDS encoding KH domain-containing protein yields the protein MQHVKIPQDRIGALIGEGGETMREIEARAEVRLDIDSENGSVAIETVGDPVRGLKGPEIVRAIGRGFAPGDAMDLLEDDMMMFDVVDIDAAARNKNDLQRQKGRLIGEDGRTRELMEELTGASVVIYGTTLGVIGTPQQVEAVRSAAEMILDGAPHGAVYAFLEERHNEMKHQGLEYHRFPGGKS from the coding sequence ATGCAGCACGTGAAGATTCCGCAGGACCGCATCGGCGCACTCATCGGCGAGGGCGGCGAGACGATGCGCGAGATCGAAGCGCGAGCGGAGGTACGACTCGACATCGACTCCGAGAACGGCTCGGTCGCCATCGAAACCGTCGGCGATCCGGTCCGTGGCCTCAAAGGCCCCGAGATCGTCCGTGCGATCGGACGAGGATTCGCTCCCGGCGACGCGATGGACTTGCTCGAGGACGACATGATGATGTTCGACGTCGTCGACATCGACGCAGCCGCGCGGAACAAAAACGACCTACAACGACAGAAGGGTCGACTCATCGGCGAAGACGGCCGCACTCGCGAACTGATGGAGGAGTTGACCGGAGCGTCGGTCGTCATCTACGGCACGACGCTCGGGGTCATCGGCACCCCTCAGCAAGTCGAGGCCGTCCGCAGCGCCGCCGAGATGATCTTAGACGGCGCACCACACGGGGCGGTGTACGCCTTCCTCGAGGAGAGACACAACGAGATGAAACATCAGGGACTCGAGTACCACCGCTTCCCCGGCGGCAAATCCTGA
- a CDS encoding metallophosphoesterase family protein, with protein MRGRRRRRSSSSTGSSYVCYGHHHEREHTETGRTAVVNPGAHFPTVPDDHRTVAILDTLSESVQFRSVLE; from the coding sequence ATTCGAGGTCGACGCCGCCGACGGTCGAGTTCTTCGACGGGTTCGAGCTACGTCTGTTACGGTCACCACCACGAACGCGAACACACCGAGACCGGTCGGACGGCGGTCGTCAACCCCGGCGCGCACTTCCCGACGGTGCCCGACGACCACCGGACCGTCGCGATCCTCGATACGCTGTCGGAGTCAGTACAGTTTCGGTCCGTTCTCGAGTAG
- a CDS encoding helicase C-terminal domain-containing protein gives MNPDRIFEAFPAPSYRGNQKGALRDIRDAFRAGNDVVLVRAPTGSGKSLLARAIAGCARTVEEADPSEATGAYYTTPQVSQLDDVAEDDLLADLNVVRGKSNYTCILPDERATPVDRAPCVRERGYDCSVKHRCPYFSDRAIASNRAIAAMTLAYFMQTAGSEVFRKRDVVVIDEAHGLAEWAEMYATIELGPRTVPIWDELRIPEIDDVERAVSYAESLASVCVRRKDDLLAQETLTPGDARERDRLQELIGDLEWFVADYRDPESPTTWLVDQTESSSGDDADGSGGPITIKPMDPARYLQHTVWDRGNKFALLSATILNKAAFCRSVGLDPTTVALVDVGHTFPVEHRPLYDVTQGKMTYEHREETLPNVARTIVRIMQRHPDEKGLVHAHSYAIQERLASLLRDFGVGDRIRTHNRERRDAELEAWKASDDPDVFLSVKMEEALDLEGERCRFQVLCKAPFLNTGDSRVAHRLEQGQWAWYYRTALRTVIQACGRVVRSPDDRGATYLADESLLDLFERARTDMPDWFTAQVDRMRRPELPAFDPETALENDRRASSSHSDHTTRRRRSRRSKSPGSSSSPLTDVWETDG, from the coding sequence GTGAACCCGGACCGCATCTTCGAGGCGTTTCCCGCCCCGAGTTATCGTGGCAACCAGAAGGGGGCGCTTCGTGACATTCGCGACGCCTTCCGTGCGGGAAACGACGTCGTACTGGTGCGTGCACCGACCGGAAGCGGCAAGTCGCTGCTGGCTCGAGCGATCGCCGGCTGTGCCCGAACGGTCGAGGAGGCCGACCCCAGCGAGGCGACGGGGGCGTACTACACGACGCCACAGGTTTCACAGCTCGACGACGTCGCCGAGGACGACCTGCTCGCCGACCTCAACGTCGTCCGGGGGAAGTCGAACTACACCTGCATCCTGCCCGACGAGCGCGCGACGCCGGTCGACCGGGCCCCGTGTGTGCGCGAACGGGGCTACGACTGCTCGGTCAAACACCGCTGTCCGTACTTCTCCGACCGGGCGATCGCCTCGAACCGGGCAATCGCGGCGATGACGCTCGCGTACTTCATGCAGACCGCAGGCAGCGAGGTCTTCCGGAAACGCGACGTCGTCGTGATCGACGAGGCCCACGGGCTGGCCGAGTGGGCGGAGATGTACGCCACGATCGAGCTCGGGCCCCGCACCGTTCCGATCTGGGACGAGTTGCGGATTCCCGAGATCGACGACGTCGAGCGTGCCGTCTCCTACGCCGAGAGCCTCGCATCGGTCTGTGTCCGTCGCAAGGACGACCTGCTCGCCCAGGAGACGCTTACCCCGGGTGACGCACGCGAACGCGACCGCCTCCAGGAACTGATCGGCGACCTCGAGTGGTTCGTCGCCGATTATCGGGATCCGGAGAGTCCGACGACGTGGCTGGTCGACCAGACCGAGTCCTCGAGCGGGGACGACGCCGACGGCAGCGGGGGGCCGATCACGATCAAGCCGATGGACCCCGCCCGCTATCTCCAGCATACGGTCTGGGACCGGGGGAACAAGTTCGCACTGCTGTCGGCGACGATCCTGAACAAGGCGGCGTTCTGCCGGAGCGTCGGGCTCGATCCCACGACCGTCGCCTTAGTCGACGTCGGCCACACCTTCCCCGTCGAACACCGGCCGCTGTACGACGTCACCCAGGGAAAGATGACCTACGAGCACCGCGAGGAGACGCTCCCCAACGTCGCCCGGACGATCGTCCGGATCATGCAACGCCATCCCGACGAGAAGGGGCTCGTTCACGCCCACTCGTACGCCATCCAGGAGCGACTCGCCTCGCTCCTTCGTGACTTCGGCGTCGGCGACCGGATCCGCACACACAATCGCGAGCGCCGCGACGCCGAACTCGAGGCCTGGAAGGCGAGCGACGACCCCGACGTCTTCCTCTCGGTGAAGATGGAAGAGGCACTCGACCTCGAGGGCGAGCGCTGTCGGTTCCAGGTGCTGTGTAAGGCTCCCTTCCTCAACACGGGCGACTCCCGGGTCGCCCACCGCCTCGAGCAGGGTCAGTGGGCGTGGTACTACCGGACCGCGTTACGGACCGTGATCCAGGCCTGCGGACGCGTCGTTCGCTCGCCCGACGACCGGGGAGCGACTTACCTCGCCGACGAAAGTCTGCTCGATCTCTTCGAACGAGCCCGGACGGACATGCCAGACTGGTTCACAGCCCAGGTCGATCGCATGCGCCGACCGGAGCTGCCGGCGTTCGATCCCGAGACAGCACTCGAGAACGACAGACGCGCCTCGAGTAGCCACAGCGATCACACGACGCGGCGTCGCCGGTCGCGGCGATCGAAGAGCCCGGGGTCGAGTTCGAGCCCGCTGACGGACGTCTGGGAAACCGACGGCTAG
- a CDS encoding DUF7511 domain-containing protein has translation MTGTSELPERQEADDDTRFEHTIVENDDGVSVCTMYPPGCDDDLMATHWITARDESFVALEEHR, from the coding sequence ATGACTGGAACGTCAGAGTTACCGGAACGACAGGAGGCTGACGACGACACCCGGTTCGAGCACACGATCGTCGAGAACGACGACGGCGTCTCCGTGTGTACGATGTATCCCCCGGGGTGTGACGACGACCTGATGGCCACCCACTGGATCACCGCCCGAGACGAGTCCTTCGTCGCACTCGAGGAACACCGATGA
- a CDS encoding GNAT family N-acetyltransferase, translating to MVLERRRIGRTAPETASRESGPGFPERLTTDRLLLERACCENVDPLQFHRIRSSDGIDDVVEYLPWEPDETPRETADVLARFEREWTEGSVARYVVRPRTTEPDAGELAGVTKLEVDRERSVGTLGIWLRRRFWGRGYSGERAGALLSLAFDRLDLEIVEVVHQDGNERSRRAVERYIEAYGGEYVGRLRNWRVDGDEVVDAHRYVITADEYAAGPK from the coding sequence ATGGTACTCGAACGCCGCAGGATCGGTCGAACCGCTCCCGAGACCGCTTCGAGGGAGAGCGGACCCGGCTTCCCGGAGAGACTCACGACCGACAGGCTCCTGCTCGAGCGCGCGTGCTGTGAGAACGTCGATCCGCTCCAGTTCCATCGCATCCGCTCGAGCGACGGTATCGACGACGTCGTCGAGTATCTCCCCTGGGAACCCGACGAGACGCCGCGGGAGACTGCCGACGTGCTCGCCCGATTCGAACGGGAGTGGACGGAGGGTTCGGTCGCTCGATACGTCGTTCGTCCACGAACGACCGAACCGGACGCCGGCGAGCTGGCCGGGGTGACCAAGCTCGAGGTCGACCGGGAGCGATCGGTCGGGACGCTCGGGATCTGGTTGCGCAGGCGGTTCTGGGGGCGAGGGTACTCCGGCGAACGCGCGGGTGCCTTGCTTTCGCTGGCGTTCGATCGACTTGATCTCGAGATCGTGGAAGTCGTTCACCAGGACGGGAACGAGCGATCTCGCCGGGCGGTCGAACGGTACATCGAGGCCTACGGCGGGGAGTACGTCGGTCGGCTCCGAAACTGGCGGGTTGACGGCGACGAGGTCGTCGACGCCCACCGGTACGTGATCACGGCCGACGAGTACGCCGCCGGGCCGAAGTGA
- a CDS encoding ATP synthase subunit B — translation MKEYQTITEVSGPLVFAEVDEPVGYDEIVEIETPGGETLRGQVLESSEGLVSIQVFEGTGGIDRNASVRFLGETMKMPVTEDLLGRVLDGSGNPIDGGPEIVPDDRQDIVGEAINPFSREYPEEFIQTGVSAIDGMNTLVRGQKLPIFSGSGLPHNELALQIARQATVPEEEEGDEGEGSEFAVIFGAMGITQEEANEFMQDFERTGALERSVVFMNLADDPAVERTVTPRLALTTAEYLAFEKDYHVLVILTDITNYCEALREIGAAREEVPGRRGYPGYMYTDLAQLYERAGRLKDREGSVTQIPILTMPGDDDTHPIPDLTGYITEGQIVMDRDLNSQGIEPPVNVLPSLSRLMDDGIGEGLTRADHADVSDQMYAAYAEGEDLRDLVNIVGREALSERDNKFLDFADRFETEFVQQGYDTNRSIEETLEIGWDLLSMLPKEELNRVDEDLIEEHYREDAEEAEAVQAD, via the coding sequence ATGAAGGAATACCAAACGATTACGGAAGTCAGCGGTCCGCTGGTGTTCGCCGAAGTCGACGAGCCGGTCGGATACGACGAGATCGTCGAGATCGAGACGCCGGGCGGCGAGACGCTACGCGGACAGGTACTGGAGTCCTCGGAAGGCCTGGTCTCGATCCAGGTGTTCGAGGGAACCGGCGGTATCGATCGAAACGCCTCGGTGCGGTTCCTTGGCGAGACGATGAAGATGCCCGTCACCGAGGACCTGCTCGGGCGGGTACTCGACGGGTCGGGGAACCCGATCGACGGTGGACCGGAGATCGTTCCGGACGACCGCCAGGACATCGTCGGCGAGGCGATCAATCCCTTCTCGCGTGAGTACCCCGAGGAGTTCATCCAGACCGGCGTGAGCGCCATCGACGGCATGAACACCCTCGTCCGTGGCCAGAAGCTACCGATCTTCTCCGGCTCCGGCCTGCCGCACAACGAGCTTGCCCTGCAGATCGCCCGTCAGGCGACGGTGCCGGAAGAAGAAGAAGGAGACGAGGGCGAAGGCTCTGAGTTCGCAGTCATCTTCGGCGCGATGGGGATCACCCAGGAAGAGGCAAACGAGTTCATGCAAGACTTCGAGCGCACCGGCGCACTCGAGCGCTCGGTCGTCTTCATGAACCTCGCAGACGACCCCGCAGTCGAGCGGACGGTCACACCGCGACTCGCGCTCACCACGGCAGAGTATCTGGCCTTCGAGAAGGACTACCACGTGCTCGTCATCCTCACCGACATCACGAACTACTGTGAGGCGCTTCGTGAGATCGGTGCAGCACGCGAGGAGGTTCCGGGCCGGCGTGGCTACCCCGGCTACATGTACACCGACCTGGCCCAGCTCTACGAGCGTGCGGGTCGGCTCAAGGACCGTGAGGGATCGGTCACGCAGATTCCGATTCTCACGATGCCCGGCGACGACGATACGCACCCGATCCCGGACCTGACCGGCTACATTACCGAGGGCCAGATCGTGATGGACCGGGACCTGAACAGCCAGGGTATCGAGCCGCCGGTCAACGTCCTGCCGAGTCTCTCGCGGCTGATGGACGACGGTATCGGTGAGGGGCTGACCCGCGCCGACCACGCCGACGTCTCCGACCAGATGTACGCCGCGTACGCGGAGGGTGAAGACCTCCGTGACCTCGTGAACATCGTCGGCCGCGAGGCGCTGTCCGAGCGTGACAACAAGTTCCTCGACTTCGCCGACCGCTTCGAGACGGAGTTCGTCCAGCAGGGGTACGACACCAACCGTTCCATCGAGGAGACCTTAGAGATCGGCTGGGACCTCCTCTCGATGCTCCCGAAGGAGGAACTCAACCGCGTCGACGAGGACCTCATCGAGGAACACTACCGCGAGGACGCCGAGGAAGCCGAAGCCGTTCAGGCCGACTAA
- a CDS encoding ATP synthase subunit A, with protein MSQAEDTETVQEDGVIESVSGPVVTATDLDARMNDVVYVGDEGLMGEVIEIEGNLTTIQVYEETSGVGPGEPVENTGEPLSVDLGPGMLDAIYDGVQRPLDELEEKMGSAFLDRGVDAPGIDFEKTWEFEPTVSEGDDVEPGDVVGEVPETESITHRVMVPPEHEGGEVTAVESGSFTVDEPVVTLDSGEEITMHQEWPVRQARPAEEKETPTIPLVSGQRILDGLFPIAKGGTAAIPGPFGSGKTVTQHQLAKWADADIVVYVGCGERGNEMTEVIEDFPELEDPKTGKPLMSRTCLIANTSNMPVAARESCIYTGITIAEYFRDMGYDVALMADSTSRWAEAMREISSRLEEMPGEEGYPAYLAAALSEFYERAGLFQNINGTQGSVSVIGAVSPPGGDFSEPVTQNTLRIVKTFWALDADLAERRHFPSINWNESYSLYRQQLDPWFRENVTEDFPEVRQWAVDVLDEEDELQEIVQLVGKDALPEDQQLTLEVARYLREAWLQQNAFHDVDTYCEPMKTYRMLRAIKTFNDEAFDALDAGVPVEEIQDVDAAPRLNRMGTAAEWNEFIDDLESDLEDQIRELY; from the coding sequence ATGAGTCAGGCAGAAGACACCGAAACCGTCCAGGAGGACGGTGTTATCGAAAGCGTGAGCGGTCCAGTCGTGACCGCCACGGACCTCGACGCCCGGATGAACGACGTCGTCTACGTCGGCGACGAAGGACTGATGGGCGAGGTCATCGAGATCGAAGGGAACCTGACCACGATTCAGGTGTACGAAGAGACCTCCGGCGTCGGTCCCGGCGAACCCGTCGAGAACACGGGCGAGCCGCTGTCGGTCGACCTCGGGCCGGGGATGCTCGACGCCATCTACGACGGCGTCCAGCGTCCGCTCGACGAGCTAGAAGAGAAGATGGGGTCGGCGTTTCTCGACCGCGGGGTCGACGCTCCCGGGATCGACTTCGAGAAGACCTGGGAGTTCGAGCCGACGGTCTCGGAGGGTGACGATGTCGAGCCCGGCGACGTGGTCGGCGAAGTCCCCGAAACCGAGAGCATCACCCATCGAGTGATGGTGCCGCCGGAGCACGAGGGCGGCGAGGTCACCGCCGTCGAGTCGGGTTCGTTCACGGTCGATGAGCCGGTCGTGACGCTCGACTCGGGCGAGGAAATCACCATGCACCAGGAGTGGCCGGTTCGCCAGGCCCGCCCGGCCGAGGAGAAAGAGACGCCGACGATTCCGCTGGTCAGTGGCCAGCGAATTCTCGACGGCCTGTTTCCGATCGCCAAAGGCGGTACTGCGGCGATTCCCGGTCCGTTCGGCTCGGGCAAGACGGTCACCCAACACCAGCTCGCGAAGTGGGCCGACGCGGACATCGTCGTCTACGTCGGCTGTGGCGAGCGTGGCAACGAGATGACCGAGGTCATCGAGGACTTCCCCGAACTCGAGGACCCGAAGACCGGCAAGCCGCTCATGTCCCGGACGTGTCTCATCGCGAACACCTCGAACATGCCCGTCGCAGCCCGCGAGTCCTGTATCTACACGGGAATCACGATCGCGGAGTACTTCCGGGACATGGGCTACGACGTCGCGCTGATGGCCGACTCCACCTCGCGGTGGGCAGAGGCCATGCGAGAGATCTCGAGCCGACTCGAGGAGATGCCCGGCGAGGAGGGCTATCCGGCCTATCTCGCTGCGGCGCTCTCTGAGTTCTACGAGCGAGCCGGCCTGTTCCAGAACATAAACGGCACCCAGGGGTCGGTGTCGGTCATCGGTGCAGTCAGCCCGCCAGGCGGTGACTTCTCCGAGCCGGTCACCCAGAACACCCTGCGTATCGTCAAGACGTTCTGGGCGCTCGACGCCGACCTCGCGGAGCGACGACACTTCCCGTCGATCAACTGGAACGAGTCGTACTCGCTGTATCGCCAGCAGCTGGATCCGTGGTTCCGTGAGAACGTCACCGAGGACTTCCCGGAAGTTCGCCAGTGGGCAGTCGACGTGCTCGACGAGGAAGACGAACTCCAAGAGATCGTCCAGCTCGTCGGCAAGGACGCCCTGCCGGAGGACCAACAGCTCACGCTGGAGGTCGCCCGTTACCTGCGTGAGGCGTGGCTCCAGCAGAACGCGTTCCACGACGTCGACACCTACTGTGAGCCGATGAAGACCTACCGGATGCTGCGGGCGATCAAGACGTTCAACGACGAGGCGTTCGACGCACTCGACGCCGGCGTCCCGGTCGAGGAGATCCAGGACGTCGACGCCGCCCCGCGGCTCAACCGGATGGGCACCGCAGCGGAGTGGAACGAGTTCATCGACGACCTCGAGTCCGATCTCGAAGATCAGATCAGGGAGCTGTACTGA